The Streptomyces sp. RKAG293 genome includes a region encoding these proteins:
- a CDS encoding dipeptide ABC transporter ATP-binding protein — MSDTTTHLTKVPAGASDREPILSVRGLVKHFPLTQGILFRKQVGAVKAVDGVDFDLYQGETLGIVGESGCGKSTVARLLMNLETPTAGQVLYKGEDITKLSGKALKVVRRNIQMVFQDPYTSLNPRMTVGDIIGEPYEIHPEVAPKGDRRKAVEDLLDVVGLNPEYINRYPHQFSGGQRQRIGIARGLALRPEIIVADEPVSALDVSVQAQVVNLMGRLQEEFNLSYMFIAHDLSIVRHISDRVGVMYLGKVVEIGNDDQIYEHPTHPYTQALLSAVPVPDPDARDRRERIILVGDVPSPANPPSGCRFRTRCWKAQERCTLEEPLLAVPAVFRGLDSPAAHDSACHFAEEKQVVPRED; from the coding sequence GTGAGTGACACCACGACCCACCTGACGAAGGTGCCCGCCGGAGCGTCGGACCGGGAGCCGATCCTGAGTGTCCGCGGCCTGGTCAAGCACTTCCCGCTGACCCAGGGCATCCTCTTCCGCAAGCAGGTCGGCGCGGTGAAGGCGGTCGACGGCGTCGACTTCGACCTCTACCAGGGCGAGACGCTCGGCATCGTCGGCGAGTCCGGCTGCGGCAAGTCCACCGTCGCCCGGCTCCTGATGAACCTGGAGACCCCGACGGCCGGTCAGGTGCTCTACAAGGGCGAGGACATCACCAAGCTGTCGGGGAAGGCCCTCAAGGTCGTCCGCCGCAACATCCAGATGGTGTTCCAGGACCCGTACACGTCGCTGAACCCGCGCATGACGGTCGGCGACATCATCGGCGAGCCGTACGAGATCCACCCGGAGGTCGCCCCGAAGGGCGACCGCCGCAAGGCGGTCGAGGACCTGCTGGACGTGGTCGGCCTCAACCCCGAGTACATCAACCGCTATCCGCACCAGTTCTCCGGCGGCCAGCGGCAGCGCATCGGGATCGCCCGCGGCCTGGCGCTGCGCCCGGAGATCATCGTGGCGGACGAGCCGGTCTCCGCGCTGGACGTGTCGGTGCAGGCACAGGTGGTGAACCTGATGGGGCGGCTGCAGGAGGAGTTCAACCTCTCGTACATGTTCATCGCCCACGACCTGTCGATCGTCCGGCACATCTCGGACCGGGTCGGCGTGATGTACCTCGGCAAGGTCGTCGAGATCGGCAACGACGACCAGATCTACGAGCACCCGACGCACCCGTACACCCAGGCGCTGCTGTCGGCCGTCCCCGTTCCCGACCCGGACGCCCGCGACCGGCGCGAGCGGATCATCCTCGTCGGCGACGTACCGTCCCCGGCCAACCCGCCGTCCGGCTGCCGGTTCCGCACCCGCTGCTGGAAGGCGCAGGAGCGCTGCACGCTCGAGGAGCCGCTGCTGGCCGTCCCTGCGGTGTTCCGCGGGCTCGACTCGCCCGCCGCGCACGACAGCGCCTGCCACTTCGCGGAGGAGAAGCAGGTGGTCCCGAGGGAGGACTGA
- a CDS encoding dipeptide ABC transporter ATP-binding protein has product MSNDTTITKADAVPSPRDGASGEALLEVTGLTKHFPIHAGFPFKHKVGAVQAVDGIDLTIHTGESFGLVGESGCGKSTTGRLITRLLEPTGGKISYRGRDITRASRKEMMPVRSEIQMIFQDPYSSLNPRQTVGTIIGGPMEINHINPPGGREQRVRELLETVGLNPEHYNRFPHEFSGGQRQRIGVARALALEPKLIVADEPVSALDVSIQAQVVNLLQKVQAEMGIAFLFIAHDLAIVRHFTQRVAVMYLGKIVEVGDRDSIYNRPRHPYTHALLSAVPEVDIDGEDRERIRLAGDVPSPINPPSGCRFRTRCWKARDVCASEEPPLIQLGGNRDGHLTACHFPEEPTIAARDEDIILDPALAAIEGAAEKTL; this is encoded by the coding sequence ATGAGCAACGACACCACCATCACCAAGGCCGACGCGGTCCCTTCACCGCGCGACGGCGCCTCGGGAGAGGCACTGCTCGAAGTCACCGGCCTCACCAAGCACTTCCCGATCCACGCCGGTTTTCCGTTCAAACACAAGGTCGGCGCGGTCCAGGCGGTCGACGGTATCGATCTGACCATCCACACCGGTGAGAGTTTCGGTCTGGTCGGTGAGTCCGGCTGCGGCAAATCCACCACCGGCCGGCTGATCACCCGGCTGCTCGAACCGACGGGCGGAAAGATCTCCTATCGGGGCCGGGACATCACCCGTGCCTCCCGCAAGGAGATGATGCCGGTCCGCTCGGAAATTCAGATGATCTTCCAGGACCCGTACTCGTCGCTCAATCCGCGGCAGACGGTGGGAACGATCATCGGCGGCCCGATGGAGATCAACCACATCAATCCGCCCGGTGGCCGCGAACAGCGGGTCCGGGAACTGCTGGAGACCGTCGGACTCAATCCCGAGCACTACAACCGCTTTCCGCATGAATTCTCCGGCGGCCAGCGGCAGCGCATCGGCGTCGCCCGCGCTCTCGCCCTGGAACCGAAACTCATCGTGGCCGACGAACCCGTCTCGGCCCTCGATGTCTCGATCCAGGCGCAGGTCGTCAACCTGCTGCAGAAGGTCCAGGCGGAAATGGGGATCGCGTTCCTCTTCATCGCCCATGACCTGGCCATCGTGCGGCACTTCACCCAGCGGGTCGCGGTGATGTACCTCGGCAAGATCGTCGAGGTCGGCGACCGGGACTCGATCTACAACCGGCCCCGCCACCCGTACACGCACGCCCTGCTCTCGGCGGTCCCCGAGGTCGACATCGACGGGGAGGACCGGGAGCGCATCCGGCTGGCCGGCGACGTCCCGTCCCCGATCAACCCGCCGTCGGGCTGCCGGTTCCGTACGCGCTGCTGGAAGGCGCGCGATGTGTGCGCCTCGGAGGAACCACCGCTGATCCAGCTCGGCGGCAACCGGGACGGCCACCTCACGGCGTGCCACTTCCCCGAAGAACCGACGATCGCGGCAAGGGACGAGGACATCATCCTCGACCCGGCGCTGGCCGCGATCGAGGGGGCGGCCGAAAAGACCCTTTGA
- a CDS encoding ABC transporter ATP-binding protein yields the protein MTTMTKTEGEPALPGTDPFLSVRDLHVRFSTEDGIVKAVDGLSFDLERGKTLGIVGESGSGKSVTNLTVLGLHNPMSTTVTGEILLDGQELTGASNRTLEKLRGNKMAMIFQDPLTALSPYYTVGRQIAEPFMKHTGASKREGRAKAIEMLEKVGIPQPKTRVDDYPHQFSGGMRQRAMIAMSLICNPDLLIADEPTTALDVTVQAQILDLLKDLQQEFGSAIILITHDLGVVSKIADDLLVMYAGRAVERGSVREVIKSPQHPYTWGLLSSMPRLSSDVNEPLSPIPGTPPSLLNPPTGCAFHPRCEFTGLVGGTRCGTDRPDLPAGRGSACHLTAEQKQSVFIEKIQPRLG from the coding sequence GTGACCACCATGACCAAGACCGAGGGAGAACCGGCCCTGCCCGGGACCGATCCGTTCCTCTCCGTGCGTGATCTGCATGTGCGGTTCTCCACCGAGGACGGCATCGTGAAGGCCGTCGACGGGCTCTCCTTCGACCTCGAACGCGGCAAGACGCTGGGCATCGTCGGCGAGTCGGGCTCCGGGAAGTCCGTGACGAACCTGACGGTGCTCGGGCTGCACAACCCGATGAGCACCACCGTCACCGGCGAGATCCTGCTGGACGGACAGGAGCTGACCGGGGCGAGCAACCGCACCCTGGAGAAGCTGCGCGGCAACAAGATGGCGATGATCTTCCAGGATCCGCTGACGGCGCTCTCGCCGTACTACACGGTGGGGCGGCAGATCGCCGAGCCGTTCATGAAGCACACCGGCGCGAGCAAGCGCGAGGGCCGGGCGAAGGCCATCGAGATGCTGGAGAAGGTCGGCATCCCGCAGCCGAAGACCCGGGTGGACGACTATCCGCACCAGTTCTCCGGCGGTATGCGGCAGCGCGCGATGATCGCGATGTCGCTGATCTGCAATCCGGACCTGCTCATCGCGGACGAGCCGACCACCGCACTCGACGTGACCGTCCAGGCGCAGATCCTGGACCTGCTCAAGGACCTCCAGCAGGAGTTCGGCTCGGCGATCATCCTGATCACCCACGACCTGGGGGTCGTCTCCAAGATCGCGGACGATCTGCTGGTGATGTACGCGGGCCGGGCCGTGGAGCGCGGCTCGGTGCGGGAGGTCATCAAGTCCCCCCAGCACCCGTACACCTGGGGTCTGCTCAGCTCGATGCCGCGGCTGTCCTCGGACGTCAACGAACCGCTGAGCCCGATCCCCGGCACCCCGCCGAGCCTGCTCAATCCACCGACCGGCTGCGCGTTCCACCCCCGGTGCGAGTTCACCGGGCTGGTCGGCGGTACGCGCTGCGGCACCGACCGCCCGGACCTGCCGGCGGGCCGGGGGTCCGCCTGTCATCTGACCGCAGAGCAGAAGCAGTCCGTATTCATCGAGAAGATTCAGCCCCGGCTGGGCTGA
- a CDS encoding ABC transporter permease → MLRFLVRRTLGALVILLFISAFTYFLFFAIPHDPALLSCGKNCTPDNIALIHKNLGLDKPIPVQYFNYMVGIFAGRHFSVGDCSAPCFGYSFANSDPVWPTILNRFPLTLSLAAGGIVVFLLVGLGAGMLAAWRRGTFIDKFFSSVSLVLSSMQIYFVGPIVLALLVYNNQIMDQPKYVPISEDPIGWFSGLLIPWCVLSIIFTAGYTRMSRSTMIDQLQEEHVRTARAKGMSSRYVFFRYAWRGSLIPIVTMLGLDIGTLLGGAMITEFTFSLAGIGRLAVDSVLRTDLPMLMGVMLFSAALIVLFNIIVDAAYAFIDPRVRLS, encoded by the coding sequence ATGCTTCGATTCCTCGTACGCCGGACGCTCGGCGCGCTAGTCATCCTGCTCTTCATCAGCGCCTTCACCTACTTCCTGTTCTTCGCGATCCCGCACGACCCGGCACTGCTGTCGTGCGGCAAGAACTGCACCCCCGACAACATCGCGCTGATCCACAAGAACCTCGGTCTCGACAAGCCGATCCCCGTCCAGTACTTCAACTACATGGTGGGGATCTTCGCGGGACGGCACTTCAGCGTCGGCGACTGCTCGGCCCCCTGCTTCGGCTACTCGTTCGCCAACTCGGACCCGGTCTGGCCGACCATCCTCAACCGCTTCCCGCTCACGCTCTCGCTGGCAGCGGGCGGCATCGTGGTCTTCCTGCTCGTCGGCCTCGGCGCCGGCATGCTGGCGGCCTGGCGGCGCGGCACCTTCATCGACAAGTTCTTCAGCTCGGTGTCGCTGGTGCTCAGCTCGATGCAGATCTACTTCGTCGGCCCGATCGTGCTGGCCCTGCTGGTCTACAACAACCAGATCATGGACCAGCCCAAGTACGTCCCGATCAGCGAGGATCCCATCGGCTGGTTCAGCGGGCTGCTCATCCCCTGGTGCGTGCTGTCGATCATCTTCACCGCCGGCTACACGCGTATGTCGCGGTCCACGATGATCGACCAGCTGCAGGAGGAACACGTCCGCACCGCCCGCGCCAAGGGCATGTCGAGCCGCTATGTGTTCTTCCGGTACGCGTGGCGCGGCTCGCTGATCCCGATCGTCACCATGCTGGGCCTGGACATCGGCACCCTGCTGGGCGGCGCGATGATCACCGAGTTCACCTTCTCGCTCGCCGGCATCGGACGGCTGGCCGTGGACTCGGTGCTCAGGACGGACCTGCCGATGCTGATGGGCGTGATGCTGTTCAGCGCCGCCCTGATCGTCCTGTTCAACATCATCGTGGACGCCGCCTACGCGTTCATCGACCCGCGCGTGCGCCTCTCCTAG
- a CDS encoding ABC transporter substrate-binding protein: MRRTKATLVAVAAGALMLTACSSGGGGTSKNDTKDKQDQNAKQQQSQITFGDAAASSGPAEEVPGAKPGGTLHALERDSFTHLDPGQIYVSNEGQLATLLHRGLTTYKLDSKGKYSVVGDLATDSGKETDAGKTWTYTLKDGIKFEDGTPITSKDIRWSVERLFAPFITNGPAYLQQWLANTAGSDYRKLLPDGPYKGAHLPDSLLQTPDAKTIVFHFPTAQPDTPYLMAMAGYAVVDSAKDTKEKYDKAPVASGPYRIKSFESGKSMTLVKNTNWDPKTDPARHQYVDTFDITFNHQAPDSTKRLMSDAGENQTSLSFANAVDTKSTPTVVGTASIFKRTVSGYQPFVGQINFNMKKITDLQVRKALALAIPTKPVWQALGASYGAEYAGGYISPTLAGYQKSDPLGKVAKPDGDQVAAKKILTDAGKLNTKITYAYINTAAGQEYSVAIADALKKAGFDVQRKDLPSDTYYDLIGKVDNPYDIYASAWGADWPSTLTVIPPVFDGRTIADQAPNYSHVNDPKINSDIDRIKAITDPKQAADEWFKLNTYITTEVIPGVPTVFYKQLQLFGSKVGGVVYNNVTSGIDLTKLFVNQ, from the coding sequence ATGCGTAGAACGAAGGCCACCCTGGTGGCCGTGGCGGCGGGCGCGCTGATGCTCACCGCGTGCAGCAGCGGCGGCGGCGGTACGAGCAAGAACGACACCAAGGACAAGCAGGACCAGAACGCGAAGCAGCAGCAGTCCCAGATCACCTTCGGTGACGCCGCCGCCTCCTCGGGTCCCGCAGAAGAGGTACCGGGGGCCAAGCCCGGCGGCACGCTGCACGCCCTGGAGCGCGACAGCTTCACCCACCTCGACCCGGGCCAGATCTACGTCAGCAACGAGGGCCAGCTCGCCACCCTCCTGCACCGCGGCCTGACGACGTACAAGCTCGACAGCAAGGGCAAGTACAGCGTCGTCGGCGACCTCGCCACCGACAGCGGCAAGGAGACCGACGCCGGCAAGACCTGGACGTACACGCTCAAGGACGGCATCAAGTTCGAGGACGGCACGCCGATCACCTCGAAGGACATCCGCTGGTCGGTGGAGCGGCTGTTCGCGCCGTTCATCACCAACGGCCCGGCCTACCTGCAGCAGTGGCTCGCCAACACCGCCGGCTCCGACTACCGCAAGCTGCTCCCGGACGGCCCGTACAAGGGCGCGCACCTGCCGGACTCGCTGCTGCAGACCCCGGACGCCAAGACCATCGTCTTCCACTTCCCGACGGCGCAGCCGGACACCCCGTACCTGATGGCCATGGCGGGCTACGCGGTGGTCGACTCCGCGAAGGACACCAAGGAGAAGTACGACAAGGCGCCGGTCGCGTCGGGTCCGTACAGGATCAAGTCCTTCGAGAGCGGCAAGTCCATGACGCTCGTGAAGAACACCAACTGGGACCCGAAGACCGACCCGGCGCGCCACCAGTACGTCGACACCTTCGACATCACGTTCAACCACCAGGCACCGGACTCCACCAAGCGCCTGATGTCGGACGCCGGTGAGAACCAGACGTCGCTGAGCTTCGCGAACGCCGTGGACACCAAGAGCACCCCGACCGTCGTCGGAACCGCTTCGATCTTCAAGCGCACGGTCTCCGGCTACCAGCCGTTCGTGGGCCAGATCAACTTCAACATGAAGAAGATCACCGACCTCCAGGTCCGCAAGGCGCTCGCACTGGCCATCCCGACCAAGCCGGTCTGGCAGGCCCTCGGTGCCTCGTACGGCGCGGAGTACGCGGGCGGCTACATCAGCCCGACCCTCGCCGGGTACCAGAAGAGCGACCCGCTGGGCAAGGTCGCCAAGCCCGACGGTGACCAGGTCGCCGCGAAGAAGATCCTCACCGACGCGGGCAAGCTCAACACCAAGATCACGTACGCGTACATCAACACCGCCGCGGGCCAGGAGTACTCGGTCGCCATCGCGGACGCGCTCAAGAAGGCCGGCTTCGACGTCCAGCGCAAGGACCTGCCGTCCGACACGTACTACGACCTGATCGGCAAGGTCGACAACCCCTACGACATCTACGCGAGCGCGTGGGGCGCCGACTGGCCGAGCACCCTGACCGTCATCCCGCCGGTCTTCGACGGCCGCACGATCGCCGACCAGGCGCCGAACTACTCTCACGTCAACGACCCCAAGATCAACTCGGATATCGACCGCATCAAGGCGATCACCGACCCCAAGCAGGCCGCTGATGAGTGGTTCAAGCTCAACACCTACATCACCACCGAGGTGATCCCGGGTGTCCCGACGGTCTTCTACAAGCAGCTCCAGCTCTTCGGCTCCAAGGTCGGCGGCGTCGTCTACAACAACGTCACCTCCGGCATCGACCTGACGAAGCTCTTCGTCAACCAGTAA
- a CDS encoding ABC transporter permease: MTSQTQAVVTDANDGSIDPAAQTQGLGKQAGDIVGFSPGQLMWRRFKRDRTGVISAFVVIFFFAIAILAPVISKLYGKDPYTLYGQNNSDLLNEFGYPVAPNGGVSSSFWFGIEPGLGRDVFTQLLYGIRTSLFISVAVTLATVTTAILLGITSGYLGGRADYFIGRISDLLLAFPSQLFFVAFMPIVVAIFVDPQDETPTYLRVTALIAVQWFLGWMGLSRILRGQVLSLREREFIEAAKVTGASSWRIVRRELLPNLVTPILVQATFMLPGFVTAEAGLSFLGVGIIEPTPDWGRMFAKGGDIAQNDITYMFFPGIAMVIFIVAFNLLGDSVRDAFDPKSGR, translated from the coding sequence ATGACGAGTCAAACCCAGGCCGTGGTCACGGACGCCAATGACGGCTCCATCGACCCGGCGGCTCAGACCCAGGGCCTGGGCAAACAGGCCGGCGACATCGTCGGCTTCTCCCCCGGCCAACTCATGTGGCGGCGCTTCAAACGCGACCGTACCGGAGTCATCTCCGCGTTCGTAGTCATTTTCTTCTTCGCCATCGCGATCCTGGCGCCGGTGATCTCCAAGCTCTACGGCAAGGACCCCTACACCCTCTACGGGCAGAACAACTCCGACCTGCTCAACGAGTTCGGGTACCCGGTGGCGCCCAACGGCGGGGTGAGCAGCAGCTTCTGGTTCGGCATCGAGCCGGGACTCGGCCGCGACGTCTTCACCCAGCTGCTGTACGGGATCCGCACCTCGCTGTTCATCAGCGTCGCGGTCACCCTGGCCACGGTGACGACCGCCATCCTGCTCGGCATCACCTCCGGCTACCTCGGCGGCCGGGCCGACTACTTCATCGGCCGCATCTCCGACCTGCTGCTGGCGTTCCCGTCGCAGCTGTTCTTCGTGGCCTTCATGCCGATCGTGGTGGCGATCTTCGTCGATCCGCAGGACGAGACGCCCACCTATCTGCGCGTCACCGCACTGATCGCCGTCCAGTGGTTCCTCGGCTGGATGGGCCTCTCCCGCATCCTGCGCGGCCAGGTACTCAGCCTGCGCGAACGGGAGTTCATCGAGGCGGCCAAGGTCACCGGTGCGTCGTCGTGGCGCATCGTCCGCCGCGAGCTGCTGCCGAACCTGGTCACACCGATCCTGGTGCAGGCCACCTTCATGCTTCCCGGTTTCGTGACCGCGGAGGCCGGTCTCTCCTTCCTGGGCGTCGGCATCATCGAGCCCACGCCGGACTGGGGCCGGATGTTCGCCAAGGGTGGTGACATCGCCCAGAACGACATCACCTACATGTTCTTCCCCGGCATCGCCATGGTGATCTTCATCGTCGCGTTCAACCTGCTCGGGGACTCGGTCCGGGATGCGTTCGACCCGAAATCGGGACGCTGA
- a CDS encoding prolyl oligopeptidase family serine peptidase, producing MTEELSFPRQHARTQRFSLGSPRAFTVSPDGERVAFLRSRSGTDASNLLWILDPASGQERIAADPAALLAGAGEELSAQERARRERSREGSSGVVGYAVDRAVELAAFALSGRLFVAELRAGTARELTTAGPVVDPRPSPDGRRVAYVAGGALRVVDADGGNDRALAEPDGDEVTWGLAEFIAQEEMARSRGFWWAPDGERLLAARVDESPVQRWWIADPAHPGRRPAEIAYPAAGTANAVVTLALVGLDGSRVDVEWDRERYPYLAQVHWSAAGPPVLLVQARDQRSQLFLSIDTDSGHTHPVHAEEDQDWLDLFPGVPAWTPEGKLVRIAEEAGARVLVVGDRPLTGAQLHIRAVLDITADDVLVSASAGAAADTPEIGEIHVYRVGGHGVTRVSDEPGVHSAVRSGSLTVLSSATLETTGARVRVLRDDKPAAVITSYAQQPALRAVVRLTEAGDRRIPAAVLLPTGYREGDGPLPVLMDPYGGPHGQRVVSAHNAHLVSQWFADQGFAVIVADGRGTPGRSPAWEKSVVGNLAGVTLDDQVDALHALAGTYPLDLDRVGIRGWSYGGYLSALAVLRRPDVFHAGVVGAPVTDLRLYDTHYQERYLGHPDEHPEVYAANSLVTDEGLSGAADQVRPMMIIHGLADDNVLVAHSLRLSSALLAAGRPHEVLPLSGVTHMTPQEEVAENLLLLQVAFLKRTLGVA from the coding sequence ATGACTGAAGAGCTCTCGTTTCCCCGTCAGCACGCCCGGACGCAGCGCTTCTCGCTGGGCTCGCCCCGGGCGTTCACCGTCTCGCCGGACGGGGAGCGCGTGGCGTTCCTGCGGTCCCGGTCGGGGACCGACGCGTCGAATCTGCTGTGGATCCTCGATCCGGCATCCGGTCAGGAGCGGATCGCCGCGGATCCGGCGGCGCTGCTGGCGGGGGCCGGCGAGGAGCTCTCCGCGCAGGAGCGGGCGCGGCGGGAGCGCAGCCGTGAGGGGTCGTCCGGGGTGGTCGGTTATGCGGTGGACCGGGCCGTGGAACTGGCGGCGTTCGCGCTCTCCGGGCGGCTGTTCGTGGCCGAGCTGCGGGCCGGGACGGCGCGCGAGCTGACCACCGCGGGCCCCGTCGTCGACCCCCGGCCGTCGCCCGACGGGCGCCGGGTGGCGTACGTCGCGGGAGGCGCGCTCCGGGTCGTCGACGCGGACGGCGGCAACGACCGGGCGCTCGCGGAGCCGGACGGCGACGAGGTGACGTGGGGGCTGGCGGAGTTCATCGCGCAGGAGGAGATGGCCCGCAGCCGCGGCTTCTGGTGGGCGCCGGACGGTGAGCGGCTGCTGGCCGCCCGGGTCGACGAGAGCCCCGTACAGCGCTGGTGGATCGCCGACCCGGCCCATCCGGGCCGCCGCCCGGCCGAGATCGCCTATCCGGCGGCCGGTACGGCCAACGCGGTGGTGACGCTGGCGCTGGTCGGCCTCGACGGTTCCCGGGTGGACGTGGAGTGGGACCGGGAGCGCTACCCGTATCTCGCGCAGGTGCACTGGTCGGCGGCGGGACCGCCCGTCCTGCTCGTGCAGGCCCGTGACCAGCGCAGTCAGCTCTTCCTCAGCATCGACACCGACTCCGGCCACACCCACCCGGTGCACGCGGAGGAAGATCAGGATTGGCTTGATCTTTTCCCCGGGGTGCCGGCCTGGACGCCGGAAGGGAAGCTGGTCCGGATCGCCGAGGAGGCCGGGGCGCGCGTCCTGGTCGTCGGCGACCGGCCGCTGACCGGCGCGCAGCTGCACATCAGGGCCGTGCTCGACATCACCGCGGACGACGTCCTCGTCTCGGCGTCGGCCGGTGCCGCGGCGGACACCCCCGAGATCGGCGAGATCCACGTCTACCGGGTGGGCGGACACGGCGTCACCCGCGTCTCGGACGAGCCGGGCGTGCACTCCGCGGTCCGCTCCGGGTCCCTGACGGTGCTCAGCTCGGCGACGCTGGAGACCACCGGCGCCCGGGTGCGGGTCCTGCGGGACGACAAGCCGGCCGCCGTCATCACCTCGTACGCCCAGCAGCCCGCGCTGCGGGCGGTCGTCCGGCTGACCGAGGCGGGCGACCGCCGGATCCCGGCGGCGGTCCTGCTGCCGACCGGATACCGGGAGGGCGACGGGCCGCTGCCGGTGCTCATGGACCCGTACGGCGGGCCGCACGGCCAGCGCGTGGTGTCCGCGCACAACGCCCACCTGGTCTCGCAGTGGTTCGCCGACCAGGGCTTCGCGGTGATCGTCGCGGACGGCCGCGGCACCCCCGGCCGCTCCCCCGCCTGGGAGAAGTCCGTCGTCGGCAATCTCGCCGGGGTGACGCTGGACGACCAGGTCGACGCGCTGCACGCGCTGGCCGGCACGTACCCGCTGGACCTGGACCGGGTCGGCATCCGCGGCTGGTCGTACGGCGGCTATCTCTCCGCGCTCGCCGTGCTGCGCCGCCCCGACGTCTTCCACGCGGGCGTCGTCGGCGCGCCGGTCACCGATCTGCGGCTCTACGACACCCACTACCAGGAGCGCTACCTCGGCCACCCGGACGAGCACCCCGAGGTGTACGCCGCCAACTCCCTCGTCACCGACGAGGGGTTGTCGGGCGCTGCGGACCAGGTCCGGCCGATGATGATCATCCACGGTCTCGCGGACGACAACGTCCTGGTGGCGCACTCGCTGCGGCTGTCCTCCGCGCTGCTGGCGGCGGGCCGCCCGCACGAGGTGCTGCCGCTCTCCGGGGTCACGCACATGACCCCGCAGGAGGAGGTCGCGGAGAACCTCCTGCTGCTCCAGGTGGCCTTCCTCAAGCGGACGTTGGGCGTCGCGTAG
- the mshB gene encoding N-acetyl-1-D-myo-inositol-2-amino-2-deoxy-alpha-D-glucopyranoside deacetylase — protein MSDLPPRRLLLVHAHPDDESINNGATMAKYAAEGAHVTLVTCTLGEEGEVIPTDLAHLAADRDDTLGRHRIGELAEAMKELGVTDHRFLGGPGRYRDSGMMGVVQNENPDCFWQADLDEAAGQLVEVIREIRPQVLIGYDPNGGYGHPDHIQAHRVAMRAAELAAAEGHGVEKIYWNCVPRSVVEEGFAALRAAGKALLSSEGGPFEGIASVDDVPGVVDDAKVTAAIGGTAYGERKAAAMRAHFTQIVVDGPFFALSNDLGQPLFPTEYYLLAQGTAGAEREDDLFAGVRV, from the coding sequence ATGAGCGATCTCCCTCCCAGGCGGCTGCTGCTCGTCCATGCGCACCCGGACGACGAGTCGATCAACAATGGCGCGACGATGGCCAAGTACGCGGCCGAAGGCGCTCATGTCACCCTCGTGACCTGCACTCTCGGCGAAGAGGGCGAGGTCATCCCGACCGATCTCGCGCATCTGGCCGCGGACCGCGACGACACCCTCGGCCGGCATCGCATCGGAGAGCTCGCCGAGGCGATGAAGGAGCTCGGGGTCACCGATCACCGCTTCCTGGGCGGGCCCGGCCGCTACCGCGACTCCGGGATGATGGGCGTCGTCCAGAACGAGAACCCGGACTGCTTCTGGCAGGCCGACCTGGACGAGGCCGCCGGCCAGCTCGTGGAGGTCATCCGGGAGATCCGGCCGCAGGTCCTGATCGGCTACGACCCGAACGGCGGCTACGGGCACCCCGACCACATCCAGGCGCACCGCGTCGCGATGCGCGCGGCCGAGCTGGCCGCGGCCGAGGGCCACGGCGTCGAGAAGATCTACTGGAACTGCGTACCGCGCTCCGTGGTCGAGGAGGGCTTCGCGGCCCTCAGGGCGGCCGGGAAGGCCCTGCTTTCCAGTGAGGGGGGCCCGTTCGAGGGGATCGCCTCGGTCGACGACGTACCGGGTGTGGTCGACGACGCGAAGGTGACGGCGGCGATCGGCGGGACCGCGTACGGGGAGCGCAAGGCCGCGGCGATGCGCGCCCACTTCACCCAGATCGTGGTGGACGGCCCGTTCTTCGCCCTCTCCAACGACCTCGGGCAGCCGCTGTTCCCCACCGAGTACTACCTGCTGGCGCAGGGGACCGCGGGCGCGGAGCGCGAGGACGACCTGTTCGCCGGGGTGCGGGTATGA
- a CDS encoding DUF6113 family protein, with the protein MSPATTPRAGKQAGEAAGRAGMGGTARIGSYFVLGVLAALVGGAGALVQDGWFPGGLLLALAGVAGLFYGGVKLTGTRLGAVVPGVVWLITVMLLSSARPEGDFLFAAGIGPYIYLLGGALAGVVCATLPQLPSSGANDARLGG; encoded by the coding sequence ATGAGTCCGGCCACGACGCCGCGTGCGGGCAAACAGGCCGGGGAAGCGGCGGGGCGCGCGGGGATGGGCGGCACGGCCCGGATCGGGTCGTACTTCGTGCTCGGGGTGCTCGCCGCGCTGGTCGGCGGGGCGGGCGCGCTGGTCCAGGACGGCTGGTTCCCTGGCGGGCTGCTGCTCGCGCTGGCGGGAGTCGCGGGGCTGTTCTACGGCGGGGTGAAGCTCACCGGCACCCGGTTGGGGGCGGTGGTGCCGGGCGTCGTGTGGCTCATCACCGTGATGCTGCTGAGCTCCGCTCGGCCCGAGGGCGACTTCCTCTTCGCGGCCGGCATCGGCCCGTACATCTACCTGTTGGGGGGAGCGCTCGCGGGAGTGGTCTGCGCCACTTTGCCGCAATTGCCCTCATCCGGGGCTAATGACGCCCGACTTGGCGGCTGA